The genomic region GAGGCGGAGACCTTCCGCGAGGTGACAGGCATCCGGGTCCGTGTCGACCTGCGGGGCCGCCGGGAGATCGCCGAGACCAGCGAACGGGACCGGCTCACAGGCGGTCTGCGGATCATGCACCTGCCGTTCGGCCGATCGACCCTGCGACCGGTGCATCCGGACCCCGGTGTGCGCCTGGCCGAGCACTACGCCGACATGCTCGTCGTGTCCGCCGCGACGATCACCACGGCGGTGCGGCACGCTGTGGACGCCCGCGAGAACCCTCTTCTCGTGCACTGCACAGCGGGCAAGGACCGCACCGGCGTTGTCGTCGCCGTGCTGCTCGCCGCGCTCGGCGTCCCCGCGCGCAACGTGGTCGAGGACTACGCGCGGACCCGTGAGCACCTGGTGGCGATCTGGAACCAGGCGCGGCTCCTGCCGGAGTGGGAGAAGCGGATCGCGAGCCTGCCCGAGGAGGCGCACACCGCGGAACCAGCCAGCATGGAGCATTTCCTGACGCTTGTGCAGGAGCGTCACGGCGGCGTCGCCGCCTGGCTGGCGTCGCAGGGCTTCGGCGCCGACGACCTCGACGCCCTGCGGGCCGCCCTGGTGGAGTAGTGGCCGGGCCGTAGCGGGCGTCCGACACCAGCGGTCCCACCGCGTCGCCATCACCGTCTCGGAACTTCGGGTCCCTGATTGCTACCGTGATGCAAGGCGCGCGTCAACGTATCTCACGAGAGGGCAACGATGGCCCGGACCGTTTCCGCGAACGCAGCAATCCCCGGTATGTCCGAGGCGGCCCACGACCGGCCTGTAGCGGCACCGCCGGGGGCCGCGCCCCGCTCGGAGTCGCTGCTGGAACGCGCCTTCACCGAGGCGCTCGAGCCCTCCGAGGACAACGACGAGACCACCACGCGGCTTCTCGACGCCGCCTACGAGCAGTTCCGCCGCATGGGCGTCCGTCGGTCCACAATGGAAGATGTGGCGCGGCGGGCCGGCGTCTCCCGGATCACCGCGTACCGCCGGTTCGCCACGAAGGACCGGCTGGTGGAGCAGGTGGTCCGCCGGGAGTTCCGGCGCTACTTCGACCAGTTCCTCGTCGATATCCAGCGGGCCGCGACCGTCGGCGACCGGGTGGTGCTGGGCTTCGTCAGCGCCTTGCAGGCCATCCGCAGCAACCCGCTGATCGGGGGGCTGATGGACGCCGAACCGGACATGCTCGTCCCTTCGATGATCAGCGACGGCGGGCGGACGTTGGCCACTGTGCAGCGGTTCGTCGCCGGCCAGCTCCGTCGCGAACAGCGCGCCGGCACCATCTCCGACGCGGTGGACGTCGAGGTCGTCGCCGAGCTGATGACCCGGCTGTCCTGCTCCTTCCTGCTCATCCCCAGCCACGTCATCGACCTCGATGACACCGAAGAGCTGCGCGCCGTGGCCCGGCGGTTCCTCGTACCGATGCTGGAGCACGGTTCACAGGCCGAGTGACCGGCCGATCACCTCCTTCATGATCTCCGTGGTGCCGCCGTAGATGGTCTGCACGCGAGCGTCCAGGTACGCCCGGGCCACCGGGTATTCGCGCATGTAGCCGTAACCGCCGTGCAACTGGAGGCAGCGGTCGACGGTGCGGTGCTGTAGCTCGGTGCACCACCACTTCGCCATCGCCGCCGTCTCCGCCGTGAGATCCGGCGCGACAAGGCACTGGTCGATGAAGACCCGGCCGAGGCGCAGTTCGGTGGCGAGTTCGGCAAGCAGGAACCGGTTGTGCTGGAAGCTGCCGATGGGGCGGCCGAATGCCTGGCGTTCCTTGCAGTACGCGAGGGTCTGCTCGAACACCGTCTCGGCGCCGGCGAGCGCCGCCACGGCGATCGACAGCCGTTCGAAGGGGAGGTTGCGCATCAGGTAGCCGAAGCCCTTGCCCTCCTCGCCGAGGAGATTTGCCGCAGGCACCCGTACGTCGGCGAAGAACAGCTCGGCGGTGTCCTGCGCCTTCTGCCCGATCTTGTCGAGGTTGCGGCCCCGCTCGAAGCCGGCCATGCCCCGTTCGACCACCAGCAGGCTGATGCCCCGGTGCCCCGCTGCCGGGTCGGTGCGGGCCACGACGATGACCAGGTCGGCCAGGATGCCGTTGCTGATGAAGGTCTTCTGACCGTTGAGGACGTAGCAGTCTCCGTCGCGTACGGCGGTGGTCGTGATGCCCTGGAGGTCGCTGCCCGCGCCGGGTTCGGACATGGCGATCGCGGTGATGATGTCCCCGGAGCAGAAGCCCGGCAACCAGCGCTGCTTCTGCTCGTCGTTTGTCAGGTCGGTGAGGTACGGCCCGATGATGTCGTTGTGCAGGCCGAACGCCGGGCCACTCGCGCCCGCCCGGGCAAGTTCCTCGGTCAGGACGGCGCTGAACAGCCGGTCCGTCACGCCGCCTCCGCCGTACCGTTCGTCGACGGAGAAGCCCAGCAGGCCTGTCGCGCCGGCGGCCCGCCACAGGCCGCGGTCGACGATGCCGTCGGCCTCCCAGCGGTCGTGGTGCGGTGCGATCTCCTTGTCGATGAAGGCGCGCACCAGTTCGGCGAACGCGAGGTGGTCGGCGGTGAGGATGGGACGGTTCACCATTGGTGTCAGCTCCTTGCCGCACGGGCCCTACCGGGCCATGTCCTTCACTGTGGCGATCAGACGCCGCGGGTCGGGTCCCAGCGGTGTGACGTTGAGGATCGTGACTCCGGCGTCGCGGTAGGCCTGGACGCGATCCCGTACGTAGCTCTCCGGCCCGATCAGGCTGGTGCGCTCCAGCAGCTCGGCCGGGACGGCGGCGGCGGCCTCCGTCTTGCGCCCCGCCAGGTACAGCTCCTGGATACGGTCGGCGTCGTCGGCGTACCCGTAGCGGCACAGCAGGTCGTGGTAGAAGTTGCGACCCTTTGCGCCCATACCGCCGACGTACAGGGCGATCAGCGGTCGGGCGAGGTCGCGCAGGCCTGTCACGTCGGCGCCGATGGCCAGTGGACCACCTGCCACGACCTCCAGCGGCGGGAGATCGGCGGATCGCTTGCGCTGCCCGGCGGCCAACGCCGCGCCCCAGATGTCGGCCGCGCGCTCCGGGTCGTAGAGGAACGGGAGCCACCCGTCGGCCACTTCGGCGGTCATCCGTACGTTCTTGTCGCCCAGGCTCGCCACGTAGATCGGTATGCGGTCGCGGACCGGACGGGTGAGGATCTTCAGCGGCTTGCCGAGGCCGGTGCCTTCCTCGGCGGGCAGCGGCAGCCGGTAGATGCCCTCGTTGACAAGCGTCTCGCGTCGCCACACCTGCCGGCAGATCCGGATCACCTCGCGCGTGCGGTTGAGCGGCCGGTCGTAGGCGACGCCGTGCCATCCCTCGATCACCTGCGGCCCGGACGCGCCCAGGCCGAGGATGGCACGACCACCCGATACCGCGTCCAGCCCCGCCGCGGTCT from Micromonospora profundi harbors:
- a CDS encoding acyl-CoA dehydrogenase family protein — encoded protein: MNRPILTADHLAFAELVRAFIDKEIAPHHDRWEADGIVDRGLWRAAGATGLLGFSVDERYGGGGVTDRLFSAVLTEELARAGASGPAFGLHNDIIGPYLTDLTNDEQKQRWLPGFCSGDIITAIAMSEPGAGSDLQGITTTAVRDGDCYVLNGQKTFISNGILADLVIVVARTDPAAGHRGISLLVVERGMAGFERGRNLDKIGQKAQDTAELFFADVRVPAANLLGEEGKGFGYLMRNLPFERLSIAVAALAGAETVFEQTLAYCKERQAFGRPIGSFQHNRFLLAELATELRLGRVFIDQCLVAPDLTAETAAMAKWWCTELQHRTVDRCLQLHGGYGYMREYPVARAYLDARVQTIYGGTTEIMKEVIGRSLGL
- a CDS encoding TetR/AcrR family transcriptional regulator, translated to MSEAAHDRPVAAPPGAAPRSESLLERAFTEALEPSEDNDETTTRLLDAAYEQFRRMGVRRSTMEDVARRAGVSRITAYRRFATKDRLVEQVVRREFRRYFDQFLVDIQRAATVGDRVVLGFVSALQAIRSNPLIGGLMDAEPDMLVPSMISDGGRTLATVQRFVAGQLRREQRAGTISDAVDVEVVAELMTRLSCSFLLIPSHVIDLDDTEELRAVARRFLVPMLEHGSQAE
- a CDS encoding LLM class F420-dependent oxidoreductase, with the protein product MRIATPLAYATDPRSGADAVATWEQDGLDVVWVSEAYGFDAPTIMGYLAAKTTRLQIGSAILPIYSRTPALLAQTAAGLDAVSGGRAILGLGASGPQVIEGWHGVAYDRPLNRTREVIRICRQVWRRETLVNEGIYRLPLPAEEGTGLGKPLKILTRPVRDRIPIYVASLGDKNVRMTAEVADGWLPFLYDPERAADIWGAALAAGQRKRSADLPPLEVVAGGPLAIGADVTGLRDLARPLIALYVGGMGAKGRNFYHDLLCRYGYADDADRIQELYLAGRKTEAAAAVPAELLERTSLIGPESYVRDRVQAYRDAGVTILNVTPLGPDPRRLIATVKDMAR
- a CDS encoding tyrosine-protein phosphatase; its protein translation is MSVHAPLNFRDLGGLPTVDGGRVRPGAVYRSATPVFLDPDEAETFREVTGIRVRVDLRGRREIAETSERDRLTGGLRIMHLPFGRSTLRPVHPDPGVRLAEHYADMLVVSAATITTAVRHAVDARENPLLVHCTAGKDRTGVVVAVLLAALGVPARNVVEDYARTREHLVAIWNQARLLPEWEKRIASLPEEAHTAEPASMEHFLTLVQERHGGVAAWLASQGFGADDLDALRAALVE